One Gordonia mangrovi genomic region harbors:
- a CDS encoding glycosyltransferase 87 family protein — translation MTVLSEADARLHRWLPSVRVRVVIAMAFAASVTLQIVGIPFTSSFGTRTRIDLDVYRLGAQIWQQGQSLYADGSMPFTSDGIWLPFTYPPFAAIGFVPLGLLGLGLAGLLMSVLTAVLVVICAHIFFSVLSVGTPANRWWIALIAGGLAVWSNPLWMTLGFGQINIVLMTLIIVDVFVVGRGRARPAGPLQGVLTGLAAAVKLTPLVFIAVFLFARRWRSAAVAGSTFVGAGVLAWIWLPADSLTYWTHTLFHTTRIGDPAGRINQNINALWIRLVPNAEMTEQLLWVASSVVVTALAVVAGRACLPVTAFRTLRGPTAPSAPGSAGIAAVLVTCVAATWGLLVSPTSWAHHWVWAMPTILVTAVIAARSSDRRVQLAHAAVASTGVIIFALGPFQFLSPTVRQWSVIDHLVGNAYTLWGLGLLLVVSLLPPQWPERRTADAGRPRREGRVLTLRG, via the coding sequence ATGACTGTCCTGTCCGAGGCCGACGCCCGGCTGCACCGATGGCTGCCGTCGGTCCGCGTCCGCGTGGTGATCGCGATGGCCTTCGCGGCCTCGGTGACACTGCAGATCGTCGGTATCCCGTTCACCTCGAGTTTCGGGACCCGCACCCGCATCGACCTCGATGTCTACCGGTTGGGCGCGCAGATCTGGCAGCAGGGCCAGAGCCTCTACGCAGACGGTTCGATGCCCTTCACCAGCGACGGCATCTGGCTGCCGTTCACCTATCCACCCTTCGCGGCAATCGGATTCGTGCCGCTCGGCCTGCTCGGTCTGGGTCTCGCCGGACTCCTGATGTCGGTACTGACCGCGGTGTTGGTCGTCATCTGCGCACACATCTTCTTCTCGGTGCTGTCGGTGGGGACACCCGCCAACCGGTGGTGGATCGCGCTGATCGCCGGCGGGCTCGCCGTCTGGTCCAACCCGTTGTGGATGACCCTCGGCTTCGGACAGATCAACATCGTGTTGATGACCCTGATCATCGTCGACGTCTTCGTGGTGGGCCGTGGTCGTGCGCGCCCGGCCGGACCGTTGCAGGGTGTGCTCACCGGCCTGGCGGCTGCGGTGAAACTCACCCCGCTGGTGTTCATCGCGGTCTTCCTGTTCGCCCGTAGGTGGCGCTCGGCGGCCGTCGCGGGCAGCACCTTCGTCGGCGCGGGAGTACTGGCCTGGATCTGGCTACCCGCCGATTCGCTGACCTATTGGACGCACACCCTGTTCCACACCACCCGCATCGGCGACCCGGCCGGTCGCATCAACCAGAACATCAATGCGCTGTGGATCCGGCTGGTGCCCAACGCGGAGATGACCGAACAGCTGCTGTGGGTGGCCAGTTCGGTGGTGGTCACGGCGCTGGCCGTCGTCGCCGGGCGGGCGTGCCTGCCGGTGACGGCCTTCCGGACGCTACGCGGCCCGACCGCGCCGTCGGCGCCCGGTTCAGCGGGCATCGCGGCCGTCCTGGTCACCTGCGTTGCCGCGACCTGGGGTCTGCTGGTCTCGCCGACATCCTGGGCCCACCACTGGGTCTGGGCAATGCCGACGATCCTCGTCACCGCGGTCATCGCGGCGCGTAGCAGCGACCGTCGCGTTCAGCTGGCACATGCGGCGGTGGCGTCGACCGGGGTCATCATCTTCGCGCTCGGGCCGTTCCAGTTCTTGTCACCGACGGTCCGACAGTGGTCGGTCATCGATCATCTGGTGGGCAACGCCTACACCCTGTGGGGACTCGGACTCCTGCTGGTCGTGTCGCTGCTGCCGCCGCAGTGGCCCGAACGTCGAACCGCCGATGCCGGCCGGCCTCGGCGCGAGGGGCGCGTCCTGACGCTCAGGGGTTGA
- a CDS encoding ArsA family ATPase, translated as MVIGPGGAGVSVTAASGALGRARGRQDRSRTRGAGTALVPERDTLLITVDRLSPTASLFGVYRTSTEPVAVSSRLHLLSLDRLTLLERSWSDFTAVLSETVARSRVSLPGLGVASEISAGELAALPGIEDFLLLRRIRDEAISGAWRRIVVDVSGLGDPFEFLRAASVLSQALNRLWPRHRRLAAAAERPVLAQLTAAVDAIDRDCLDIAELTTDAHSVAVHLVVGTDDRAERLLPAFLANVDLMGLALRSVIVNRGVGDGCDDRVARLRSVVQHDDSGVEVIDIDRVDESIDRAARLRRVDVGFAIPDGRRCGTGAARVAEVDTDGDEAAVGHDRMFELVWRQRLPEPDTLQLGRSGDDLLVTVGGFRHPVRLPSVLRRCVVVDAAWDGAELVVRFVPDPKLWPKGR; from the coding sequence GTGGTGATCGGGCCGGGTGGCGCCGGGGTCTCGGTGACCGCGGCCTCTGGTGCGCTCGGCCGCGCCCGAGGACGCCAGGACCGATCCCGAACCCGAGGCGCCGGAACCGCTCTCGTACCAGAGCGGGACACGCTGCTGATCACCGTCGACCGGTTGTCGCCGACCGCATCGCTGTTCGGCGTCTACCGCACGTCCACGGAGCCGGTGGCAGTGTCGTCGCGGTTGCACTTGTTGTCGCTGGATCGGCTCACCCTGCTGGAGCGGTCGTGGTCCGATTTCACCGCCGTGCTGTCGGAGACGGTGGCCCGTTCCCGGGTGTCGCTGCCGGGGCTCGGGGTGGCATCGGAGATCTCGGCGGGTGAACTCGCCGCCTTACCGGGCATCGAGGATTTTCTGCTTCTGCGGCGTATCCGCGACGAAGCGATCAGCGGCGCCTGGCGACGGATCGTCGTCGACGTCTCGGGTCTCGGTGATCCGTTCGAGTTCCTGCGCGCCGCGTCGGTGCTGAGTCAGGCCCTGAATCGATTGTGGCCCCGCCACCGTCGGTTGGCTGCTGCCGCCGAACGGCCGGTGCTCGCCCAGCTGACCGCGGCCGTCGACGCCATCGATCGGGACTGTCTGGACATCGCCGAACTGACGACGGATGCGCACAGTGTGGCGGTCCATCTCGTGGTCGGCACCGACGATCGTGCCGAACGGCTGCTCCCGGCCTTCCTTGCGAATGTCGATCTGATGGGGCTGGCGCTGCGCTCGGTGATCGTCAACCGCGGGGTCGGTGACGGTTGTGACGACCGCGTGGCGCGCCTACGGTCGGTGGTGCAGCACGACGACAGCGGTGTCGAGGTGATCGACATCGACCGCGTCGACGAGTCGATCGATCGGGCGGCCCGGCTTCGGCGGGTCGATGTCGGGTTCGCGATTCCCGACGGGCGGCGGTGTGGCACCGGCGCCGCGCGGGTGGCCGAGGTGGACACCGACGGCGACGAGGCTGCCGTCGGCCATGACCGGATGTTCGAACTCGTGTGGCGGCAACGGCTTCCCGAACCCGACACCTTGCAGCTCGGACGATCCGGTGACGACCTGCTCGTCACCGTCGGTGGATTCCGCCATCCGGTCCGATTGCCGTCGGTGCTGCGGCGATGCGTGGTGGTGGACGCGGCCTGGGACGGCGCAGAGCTCGTCGTTCGGTTCGTCCCGGACCCGAAACTGTGGCCGAAAGGCCGCTGA
- a CDS encoding C40 family peptidase has product MVFGQLGAALQVGTASAAPVRTPDQLLTEYQKLSDDAEKSAEAMHNAQIEYDKQRRIVAQAREASVAADRTLASTQQRLENYQTRVDSVVRASYKGARVNRLYAVLVSDSPQALLDQMSGLELISRQSAADLQGLKNARAKTTEAKAAADKTAADATAAVAAAEKTRGELQAEQANLQLQAVQIRAVYESMTGKQLAALRGPDFDFDPRLVPKGTSSALIAVQAALTRIGDPYVWGATGPSSFDCSGLMVWAYRQAGMTLPRSSQAQSGAGQHVDRQNLKPGDLIIYYSDAHHVGMYVGDGYVIHASTFGVPVKVVPIDEAGPYNTARRY; this is encoded by the coding sequence ATGGTGTTCGGGCAGTTGGGTGCTGCCCTGCAGGTCGGTACTGCGTCGGCTGCCCCGGTTCGCACTCCTGACCAGCTCCTCACCGAATACCAGAAGCTGAGCGACGACGCCGAGAAGTCGGCCGAGGCGATGCACAACGCGCAGATCGAATACGACAAGCAACGACGCATCGTGGCCCAGGCGAGGGAGGCGTCGGTCGCGGCGGATCGGACACTAGCCTCCACACAGCAGCGCCTGGAGAACTATCAGACGCGCGTCGACTCGGTGGTACGTGCCAGCTACAAAGGCGCCCGGGTGAATCGGCTCTACGCCGTCCTGGTCAGTGACTCCCCGCAGGCCCTGCTCGACCAGATGTCCGGTCTGGAGCTCATCTCACGACAGTCCGCGGCGGATCTCCAGGGCCTGAAGAACGCCCGCGCCAAGACCACCGAGGCCAAGGCCGCGGCGGACAAGACCGCGGCCGACGCGACCGCCGCGGTGGCGGCGGCGGAGAAGACCCGCGGGGAACTACAGGCCGAACAGGCGAATCTGCAGCTGCAGGCAGTGCAGATCCGAGCCGTCTACGAATCGATGACCGGCAAGCAGCTCGCCGCCCTGCGGGGACCCGATTTCGACTTCGACCCCCGGCTCGTCCCGAAGGGGACCTCGTCGGCTCTCATCGCCGTGCAGGCTGCGCTCACCCGGATCGGTGACCCGTACGTGTGGGGTGCGACCGGGCCCAGCTCCTTCGACTGCTCGGGTCTGATGGTGTGGGCCTATCGGCAGGCCGGGATGACCCTGCCCCGGTCGAGCCAGGCGCAGAGCGGGGCGGGTCAGCACGTCGATCGACAGAACCTGAAGCCCGGTGACCTGATCATCTATTACTCGGACGCCCATCACGTGGGTATGTACGTCGGCGACGGCTACGTGATCCACGCCTCGACGTTCGGCGTGCCGGTGAAGGTCGTGCCCATCGACGAGGCCGGCCCGTACAACACCGCCCGTCGGTACTGA
- a CDS encoding SRPBCC family protein, producing MADHTERTIVINADASDIMAVIADFDHYPDWVSAARDVEVTEVGDDGRARVVRFVLDAGVLQDTYVLTYDWDPDGRTVAWTLVSSDLQRDQRGRYVLSQQVPGSTKVTYELMVDLLVPMIAQLKRRAEKAITEAALNDLKKRVEG from the coding sequence ATGGCCGACCACACCGAGCGCACCATCGTGATCAACGCCGATGCGTCCGACATCATGGCCGTGATCGCGGATTTCGATCACTATCCCGACTGGGTGTCTGCGGCACGCGATGTCGAGGTCACCGAGGTCGGTGACGACGGGCGAGCTCGCGTGGTGCGCTTCGTCCTCGATGCCGGCGTGCTACAGGACACCTACGTGCTGACCTACGACTGGGATCCGGACGGACGGACGGTGGCGTGGACCTTGGTCAGCAGTGACCTGCAACGCGACCAGCGTGGGCGATATGTTCTGTCGCAGCAGGTTCCGGGTTCCACCAAGGTGACCTACGAGCTCATGGTGGATCTGCTGGTGCCGATGATCGCGCAGCTCAAACGGCGTGCGGAGAAGGCCATCACCGAGGCCGCACTGAACGACTTGAAGAAGAGGGTCGAAGGCTGA
- a CDS encoding class II 3-deoxy-7-phosphoheptulonate synthase: MTNWTVDVPIEDLPELPPLPGDLQARFDDAIARPALQQPSWPAGEARKMRTVLESVPPICMPVEVQALSAQLAEVAEGRAFLLQGGDCAETFVDNTEPHIKGNIRTLLQMAVVLTYGASMPVVKVARIAGQYAKPRSSDTDALGLLSYRGDMINGFVADEAARIHDPSRLVRAYANAAAAMNLVRALTGSEADLRRVHLWNREFVRTSPAGARYEALASEIDRGLRFMDACGVTDSKLDSASIFASHEALVIDYERAMLRLADDPDNPDEKVLYDLSAHFLWIGERTRQLDGAHVALAELIHNPIGVKIGPTTTPEQAVEYVERLDPHNRPGRLTLVSRMGNNKVREVLPAIISAVEATGHKVIWQCDPMHGNTHESSTGYKTRHFDRVVDEVQGFFEVHRALGTHPGGVHIELTGEDVTECLGGAQDISDLDLAGRYETACDPRLNTQQSLELAFLVAEMLRG; this comes from the coding sequence GTGACCAACTGGACCGTAGACGTTCCGATCGAAGATCTCCCGGAGCTCCCGCCGCTGCCCGGCGACCTGCAGGCCCGGTTCGACGATGCCATCGCCCGCCCGGCGCTCCAGCAGCCCAGCTGGCCCGCCGGTGAGGCCCGCAAGATGCGCACCGTCCTGGAAAGTGTCCCGCCCATCTGCATGCCCGTCGAGGTTCAGGCCCTGTCCGCGCAGCTCGCCGAGGTCGCCGAGGGGCGGGCGTTCCTGCTGCAGGGCGGTGACTGTGCCGAGACGTTCGTCGACAACACCGAACCGCACATCAAGGGCAACATCCGGACCCTGCTGCAGATGGCGGTCGTGCTGACCTACGGCGCCAGCATGCCGGTGGTGAAGGTTGCGCGGATCGCCGGTCAGTACGCCAAACCGCGGTCCTCGGACACCGATGCCCTCGGATTGCTGTCCTATCGCGGCGACATGATCAACGGTTTCGTCGCCGACGAGGCGGCGCGGATTCACGACCCGTCGCGGCTGGTGCGTGCTTACGCCAATGCGGCTGCGGCGATGAATCTGGTTCGCGCTCTCACGGGTTCGGAAGCCGACCTGCGTCGTGTGCATCTGTGGAACCGGGAATTCGTCCGGACCTCGCCCGCCGGCGCCCGCTACGAGGCCCTGGCGTCGGAGATCGACCGCGGTTTGCGGTTCATGGATGCGTGCGGCGTGACGGACTCCAAACTGGATTCGGCGTCCATCTTCGCGTCACACGAGGCGCTGGTCATCGACTACGAGCGGGCGATGCTGCGGCTGGCCGACGATCCCGACAACCCGGACGAGAAGGTCCTCTACGACCTGTCGGCGCACTTTCTGTGGATCGGGGAGCGCACCCGTCAGCTCGACGGGGCGCATGTCGCGCTGGCCGAACTCATCCACAATCCAATCGGCGTGAAGATCGGGCCGACCACCACCCCGGAGCAGGCCGTCGAATACGTGGAACGGCTCGACCCGCACAATCGGCCCGGCCGATTGACCCTGGTGTCGCGAATGGGCAACAACAAGGTGCGTGAGGTGCTGCCGGCGATCATCTCCGCGGTGGAGGCGACCGGACACAAGGTGATCTGGCAGTGCGATCCGATGCACGGCAACACCCACGAATCGTCCACCGGCTACAAGACCCGGCACTTCGACCGGGTGGTCGATGAGGTCCAGGGCTTCTTCGAGGTGCACCGGGCACTGGGCACCCACCCGGGTGGCGTGCACATCGAGCTGACCGGTGAGGACGTCACCGAATGTCTCGGTGGTGCCCAGGACATCTCGGATCTGGACCTGGCCGGCCGCTACGAGACCGCCTGCGATCCGCGGCTCAACACCCAGCAGTCGCTGGAATTGGCCTTCCTGGTGGCAGAGATGTTGCGCGGCTGA
- a CDS encoding glycosyltransferase family 4 protein — MRRTLLVTNDFPPRPGGIQSYLQNLVDLLPPDEVVVYAPRWRGHEEFDAAQPYTVVRHPTTLMLPTPAVARRAARLIAAHDISTVWFGAAAPLATLAPAMRRAGAHRVVASTHGHEVGWSMLPVARQVLTYIGRHTDAVTFVSRYTRGRFAAAFGAHAALEYLPPGVDTDRFAPDPDARRRLREQLGLGDRPTVLCLSRLVPRKGQDVLIRALPLIRREVGDVALVVVGGGPHAETLHRLAADNAVAEHVVFTGSVPSAELPDYHNIADVFAMPARTRGGGLDVEGLGIVYLEASATGVPVVAGQSGGAPETVVEGVTGTVVDGTDIDAVALAITAILRDPSAAAEMGANGREHILESWQWRTIAARLRQIL; from the coding sequence ATGCGCCGGACCTTGTTGGTGACCAACGATTTCCCGCCTCGGCCGGGCGGAATCCAGTCGTATCTGCAGAATCTGGTGGATCTGCTGCCGCCCGACGAGGTGGTGGTCTACGCGCCACGATGGCGGGGCCACGAGGAGTTCGACGCCGCGCAGCCCTACACCGTGGTCCGTCACCCGACGACGTTGATGTTGCCGACCCCGGCCGTGGCGCGACGCGCCGCCCGCCTCATCGCGGCCCACGACATCTCGACGGTCTGGTTCGGTGCCGCCGCGCCGTTGGCCACACTTGCGCCCGCGATGCGGCGAGCGGGGGCACACCGTGTCGTCGCGAGCACCCACGGTCACGAAGTGGGTTGGTCGATGCTGCCGGTCGCCCGGCAGGTACTGACCTACATCGGTCGGCACACCGACGCGGTGACCTTTGTGAGTCGTTATACGCGTGGTCGTTTCGCGGCTGCCTTCGGCGCGCACGCCGCGCTCGAGTACCTGCCGCCGGGAGTGGACACTGATCGCTTCGCACCCGATCCCGATGCGCGCCGGCGCCTGCGTGAGCAGCTCGGCCTGGGTGATCGGCCCACGGTGCTGTGTCTGTCGCGCCTGGTGCCGCGCAAGGGGCAGGACGTCCTGATCCGGGCGTTGCCGTTGATCCGCCGCGAGGTCGGTGACGTGGCGCTCGTGGTCGTCGGCGGCGGCCCGCACGCCGAGACCCTGCATCGCCTCGCGGCGGACAACGCGGTCGCCGAGCACGTCGTGTTCACCGGGTCGGTGCCGTCGGCGGAACTGCCGGACTATCACAACATTGCCGACGTCTTCGCGATGCCGGCCCGCACCCGCGGCGGTGGGCTCGACGTGGAGGGTCTGGGCATCGTCTACCTGGAGGCCTCGGCGACCGGAGTCCCGGTGGTGGCCGGACAGTCCGGAGGCGCCCCCGAGACCGTGGTGGAAGGTGTGACCGGCACCGTGGTGGACGGAACCGACATCGATGCCGTGGCGCTCGCGATCACCGCTATTCTCCGCGACCCCTCCGCCGCTGCCGAGATGGGCGCCAACGGACGCGAGCACATCCTCGAGTCGTGGCAGTGGCGCACCATCGCGGCCCGGCTGCGGCAGATCCTCTGA
- a CDS encoding lysophospholipid acyltransferase family protein, translated as MWYYTFKYVLLGPILRVLGRPKIEGLENIPERGPAILASNHLAVMDSFYLPLMVRRRIYFLAKSEYFTGTGAKGAFQRWFFSAVGQIPIDRSGAEAAAGALTAARRQLEAGKLMGMYPEGTRSPDGRLYKGKTGLARVALDTGVPVIPVAMINTEKLNPPGTVIPRPARIVVKIGKPLDFARYEGMQGNRFIERAITDEIMYELMQLSGQQYVDIYAASLKNKRATPAEPAAA; from the coding sequence ATGTGGTATTACACATTCAAGTACGTGCTGCTCGGGCCGATTCTGCGAGTCCTCGGCAGGCCGAAGATCGAGGGGCTGGAGAACATTCCGGAGCGCGGGCCGGCGATCTTGGCCAGCAACCATCTCGCCGTGATGGACAGCTTCTATCTGCCGCTGATGGTGCGCCGTCGCATCTACTTCCTCGCCAAGAGTGAGTACTTCACCGGTACCGGTGCCAAGGGCGCATTCCAGCGCTGGTTCTTCTCGGCCGTCGGTCAGATTCCGATCGACCGTTCCGGCGCCGAAGCGGCCGCGGGTGCGCTGACCGCGGCCCGACGGCAACTCGAGGCCGGCAAGCTGATGGGCATGTACCCGGAGGGCACCCGTTCTCCCGACGGCCGGCTCTACAAGGGCAAGACGGGTCTGGCCCGGGTGGCCCTGGACACCGGTGTCCCGGTGATCCCGGTCGCGATGATCAACACCGAGAAGCTCAATCCGCCCGGGACCGTCATCCCGCGACCGGCCCGCATCGTCGTGAAGATCGGCAAGCCGCTCGATTTCGCACGCTATGAGGGGATGCAGGGCAACCGCTTCATCGAGCGCGCCATCACCGACGAGATCATGTACGAGCTCATGCAGCTGTCCGGGCAGCAGTACGTCGACATCTACGCGGCGTCACTCAAGAACAAGCGCGCCACACCGGCCGAGCCGGCCGCGGCGTGA
- a CDS encoding ROK family protein, whose translation MGDLTIGIDIGGTSVRASVVDDRGTMLDTLRAATPPTAQALEHCLDRLVGELTSRWAAKAVGLAIAGFLTPDRRVIRFAPHLPWREATVAEDMTARIGIPVFAEHDANAAAVAERRFGAASGGRNSLVLAIGTGIGAGLLLDGHIYRGSFGVAPELGHLTVVPDGRPCSCGKLGCWERYCSGTALVDNVLELLADGDWGRSQLAADVAADPDALTGRRVAGAAADGDAVAVAAFAQFAASLGQGLAMVADIFDPDLIVLAGGVGAASGLFLDEAREHYARLVTGAGHRQLARIRGTQLGESAGVVGAAEVARQAITAPLGALRTRS comes from the coding sequence ATGGGGGACTTGACGATCGGTATCGATATCGGTGGTACGAGCGTGCGTGCGTCGGTGGTCGACGACCGTGGGACGATGCTCGACACGTTGCGCGCGGCGACCCCGCCGACCGCGCAGGCGCTCGAACACTGTCTGGACCGACTGGTGGGCGAGCTGACCTCACGCTGGGCCGCCAAGGCGGTCGGCCTCGCCATCGCCGGTTTCCTCACCCCCGACCGCCGGGTGATCCGGTTCGCCCCGCATCTGCCGTGGCGCGAGGCCACGGTCGCCGAGGACATGACGGCCCGGATCGGTATTCCGGTGTTCGCCGAGCACGACGCCAACGCCGCGGCCGTCGCCGAACGGCGTTTCGGCGCCGCCTCGGGTGGCCGGAACTCGCTCGTGCTGGCCATCGGTACCGGTATCGGCGCCGGTCTGCTGTTGGACGGACACATCTACCGGGGCAGCTTCGGCGTGGCGCCCGAACTCGGCCACCTCACGGTGGTCCCGGATGGCCGTCCGTGCTCCTGCGGCAAGCTCGGATGCTGGGAAAGGTATTGTAGCGGAACGGCTTTGGTCGACAACGTGCTCGAGTTGCTCGCCGACGGGGATTGGGGGCGCAGCCAGCTCGCCGCCGACGTCGCCGCCGATCCGGATGCGCTGACCGGACGTCGCGTGGCCGGCGCCGCCGCCGACGGCGACGCCGTCGCAGTGGCCGCCTTCGCGCAGTTCGCCGCGTCGCTGGGGCAGGGGCTCGCGATGGTCGCCGACATCTTCGACCCCGATCTGATCGTGCTGGCCGGCGGAGTGGGCGCGGCTTCCGGGCTGTTCCTCGATGAGGCGCGCGAGCATTACGCCCGGTTGGTGACAGGCGCCGGCCACCGGCAGCTGGCGCGGATTCGCGGCACCCAATTGGGTGAGAGCGCCGGCGTGGTGGGCGCTGCGGAAGTCGCGCGACAGGCCATCACTGCGCCTCTCGGCGCGCTGCGCACCCGAAGCTGA
- a CDS encoding polyadenylate-specific 3'-exoribonuclease AS: MRYFYDSEFIEDGTTIELISIGVVAEDGREFYAVSTEFDPGRAGDWVRANVLPKLPSPASPAWRGRRQIREDLLAFLTEADDEVELWAWVGAYDHVVLCQLWGPMTALPRAMPRFTRELRQHWEAAGRPNLPPSPRDAHDALTDARHNLRRWQVIEQSRR, translated from the coding sequence ATGCGGTACTTCTACGACTCGGAGTTTATCGAGGACGGCACCACCATCGAACTCATCTCGATCGGTGTCGTTGCCGAGGACGGTCGGGAATTCTACGCGGTCTCCACGGAGTTCGATCCGGGGCGGGCGGGGGACTGGGTACGAGCCAACGTGTTGCCCAAGCTGCCGTCGCCCGCATCCCCGGCCTGGCGCGGCCGGCGGCAGATCCGCGAGGACCTGCTCGCGTTCCTCACCGAAGCCGACGATGAGGTGGAGCTGTGGGCATGGGTGGGTGCCTATGACCACGTTGTGCTGTGTCAGCTGTGGGGGCCGATGACCGCGCTGCCCCGGGCGATGCCCCGCTTCACCCGCGAACTGCGACAGCACTGGGAGGCGGCCGGCCGGCCCAACCTGCCGCCCTCGCCCCGCGACGCCCACGATGCGCTGACCGACGCTCGGCACAATCTGCGTCGCTGGCAGGTCATCGAACAGTCCAGGCGCTGA
- a CDS encoding AMP-dependent synthetase/ligase — protein MPELSIPARFSIPANADCTDIIFRIADREPDKVVFRRKVDAGWQSVTATEAATQITAIAKGLIAAGVAPGDRVGLLCRTRLEWNLIDFAIWSAGAITVPIYDSSSGPQIEWIMRDSGAMAIVVEDDGHRRIVDTIDGLDPVEVFQIDTSAGDGAIAHLTAAGAGVPDNEVLTRRASLRAADPATLIYTSGTTGRPKGCELTHANMLSEVHGVLESPMSTLLGPDKRMLMFLPLAHVLARAITLVAIEAGVEVGHHADTRTLVAEFATFRPSVILSVPRVFEKVYNTARQSAHDSGKGKIFDLAAEAAIEYSSATERGSVGLVLRVKHAVFDRLVYGKLRAALGGRCEAAISGGAPLGARLGHFFRGIGIPVYEGYGLTETTAAFSVNTPGAVKVGTVGKPLPGNSVRIADDGEVMLSGGVVFAEYWRNREATATAVTDGWFHTGDLGTLDDDGYLTITGRKKELIVTAGGKNVSPAGLEDIIRANGLISQALVIGDAKPFIAALITIDPEAFGGWKERNGKPADATVEDLADDPELRAEIQSAIDAANETVSHAEAIKKFRVLAVDFTEESGEMTPTLKVKRNVVVDKYSDDIDAIYAR, from the coding sequence ATGCCCGAGTTGAGCATCCCAGCGCGATTCTCCATCCCGGCGAACGCCGACTGCACGGACATCATCTTCCGGATCGCCGATCGCGAACCGGACAAGGTGGTGTTCCGACGCAAGGTGGACGCCGGCTGGCAGTCGGTGACCGCCACCGAGGCCGCGACCCAGATCACCGCCATCGCCAAGGGTTTGATCGCCGCAGGCGTGGCCCCCGGGGATCGAGTCGGGCTGCTCTGCCGCACCCGGCTGGAATGGAATCTGATCGATTTCGCGATCTGGTCGGCCGGCGCCATCACGGTGCCGATCTACGACTCCTCCTCGGGACCGCAGATCGAATGGATCATGCGCGACTCGGGCGCCATGGCGATCGTCGTCGAGGATGACGGCCATCGCCGGATCGTCGATACGATCGACGGCCTGGACCCGGTCGAGGTGTTCCAGATCGACACCTCCGCCGGTGACGGTGCGATCGCACACCTCACCGCGGCGGGCGCCGGCGTCCCCGACAACGAGGTGCTGACGCGTCGCGCCTCGCTGCGGGCCGCCGATCCGGCCACGCTCATCTACACCTCGGGTACCACCGGTCGCCCCAAGGGATGCGAACTGACCCATGCCAACATGCTCTCCGAGGTCCACGGGGTCCTGGAGAGCCCGATGAGCACGCTGTTGGGCCCCGACAAGCGCATGCTGATGTTCCTGCCGCTGGCTCATGTGCTCGCCCGTGCCATCACCTTGGTGGCCATCGAGGCCGGTGTGGAGGTCGGACACCATGCCGACACCCGCACCCTGGTCGCCGAGTTCGCGACATTCCGGCCATCGGTGATCCTCTCGGTGCCACGCGTGTTCGAGAAGGTCTACAACACCGCCCGGCAGTCCGCCCACGACAGCGGCAAGGGCAAGATCTTCGACCTGGCCGCCGAGGCCGCGATCGAGTACTCGTCGGCCACCGAGCGCGGCTCGGTCGGACTGGTTCTCCGAGTCAAGCATGCGGTGTTCGATCGTCTCGTCTACGGAAAACTGCGCGCGGCACTGGGTGGACGATGCGAGGCCGCGATCTCGGGCGGCGCACCGCTGGGTGCGCGCCTCGGCCACTTCTTCCGTGGCATCGGGATCCCGGTGTACGAGGGGTACGGGCTCACCGAGACCACGGCGGCGTTCAGCGTCAACACCCCAGGCGCGGTGAAAGTCGGCACCGTCGGAAAACCTTTGCCGGGCAACAGTGTACGGATCGCCGACGACGGCGAGGTGATGTTGTCGGGTGGTGTGGTCTTCGCCGAGTACTGGCGGAATCGGGAGGCGACGGCGACCGCGGTGACCGACGGCTGGTTCCACACCGGTGATCTCGGAACCCTCGACGACGACGGTTACCTCACCATCACCGGCCGGAAGAAAGAACTCATCGTCACCGCCGGCGGCAAGAACGTGTCACCCGCGGGTCTCGAGGACATCATCCGGGCCAACGGCCTCATCTCGCAGGCGCTCGTCATCGGCGACGCGAAACCGTTCATCGCCGCGCTGATCACGATCGACCCCGAGGCGTTCGGCGGCTGGAAGGAACGCAACGGCAAACCCGCCGACGCCACCGTGGAGGATCTCGCCGACGACCCGGAGTTGCGGGCCGAGATCCAGAGCGCGATCGATGCCGCCAACGAGACCGTCTCCCATGCCGAGGCGATCAAGAAGTTCCGGGTGCTCGCCGTCGACTTCACCGAGGAGTCCGGCGAGATGACGCCGACGCTGAAGGTCAAGCGGAATGTGGTGGTCGACAAGTACTCCGACGACATCGACGCGATCTACGCGAGGTAG